A single window of Malus sylvestris chromosome 5, drMalSylv7.2, whole genome shotgun sequence DNA harbors:
- the LOC126623629 gene encoding heat stress transcription factor A-4c-like has product MEEAQGGTSSLPPFLCKTYEMVDDASTDSIVSWSASNKSFIVWNPPEFARDLLPKFFKHNNFSSFIRQLNTYGFRKIDPEQWEFANDDFIRGQPHLMKNIHRRKPVHSHSLQNLQVQGQGQGTSLSEAERQSMKDEIKRLKHEKERLAVELQRHEQERHGLELQMQFLKDRLQHMEGQQQTMAAFVARVLQKPEIASNPVPQLEVRERKRRLPRTSWPFDDANNGNNQMVSSEAVIRENGGLEKLEQLESFLTFWEDTIHDVGHNNIPLVDESTSGNESTAVSSIQLNVDIQSKSPKIDMNSEPAAFVAPEPAASQSSIEQTAGIAASAPTTTLIQQPSNEKPAGTSTSAPTGVNDGFWEQFLTENPGTSEAQKVPLEGKDSDGRSNDSKPGDHGRLWCNMRNVNNLTEQMGHLTPVEKT; this is encoded by the exons ATGGAGGAAGCTCAAGGCGGCACGAGTTCGTTGCCTCCTTTCCTTTGCAAGACATATGAGATGGTAGATGATGCTTCAACAGATTCAATTGTGTCATGGAGTGCCAGTAATAAGAGCTTCATTGTTTGGAACCCGCCGGAGTTTGCTAGAGATTTGCTGCCAAAGTTCTTCAAGCACAACAATTTCTCTAGCTTCATCAGGCAGCTCAATACCTAC GGTTTTAGAAAAATTGATCCGGAGCAATGGGAATTCGCCAACGACGATTTTATAAGAGGTCAGCCACACcttatgaagaacatccatagGCGAAAGCCCGTGCACAGCCACTCTTTGCAGAATCTTCAAGTCCAAGGCCAAGGCCAAGGGACTTCATTGTCCGAAGCTGAACGGCAGAGTATGAAGGATGAAATCAAGAGGCTTAAACATGAGAAAGAACGCCTTGCTGTGGAGTTACAGAGGCATGAACAGGAGCGGCATGGATTGGAGTTGCAAATGCAGTTCTTGAAGGACCGTTTGCAACACATGGAAGGGCAGCAGCAAACCATGGCGGCTTTCGTGGCTAGGGTTTTGCAGAAACCGGAGATTGCCTCTAATCCTGTTCCGCAATTGGAAGTCCGTGAGCGAAAGAGAAGGTTGCCAAGAACCAGTTGGCCTTTCGATGATGCTAACAATGGAAATAATCAGATGGTTAGTTCAGAAGCTGTTATTAGAGAAAACGGGGGTTTGGAAAAGTTGGAGCAGTTGGAGTCATTCCTAACATTTTGGGAAGATACCATTCATGATGTTGGTCACAATAACATTCCACTTGTGGATGAATCTACAAGTGGTAACGAAAGCACAGCCGTATCGTCCATACAATTGAATGTTGACATTCAGTCCAAATCCCCTAAAATTGACATGAATTCTGAGCCTGCTGCATTCGTTGCTCCCGAGCCTGCTGCATCGCAATCCTCTATAGAACAAACAGCTGGAATTGCTGCTTCTGCACCCACCACCACCTTGATACAACAACCGTCTAACGAAAAACCAGCTGGAACCAGCACTTCTGCACCCACCGGGGTCAATGACGGATTTTGGGAACAGTTCTTGACAGAGAATCCTGGCACGTCAGAAGCACAGAAAGTTCCGTTGGAAGGAAAGGATTCCGATGGTAGAAGTAATGACAGCAAACCTGGTGATCATGGCAGGTTGTGGTGCAATATGAGGAATGTAAATAACCTTACAGAACAGATGGGGCATCTTACTCCAGTAGAGAAAACCTGA
- the LOC126623630 gene encoding transcription repressor OFP5-like, giving the protein MKWGSKKKKHLPTSSTSSSSSASKASLISHVFPSSWLSKFKHKSESSEPKPGEGNRKGKQNSPPLDLPRCGSHGGGRFYGVDDDEDDAFWRLSFGEDSAQGKNDRGVLRSVRYDSDDEFDVQKSICGGFQKSGRKVEGREGSQKLKGMHKTRNDRDWRMRKENGEVFGKKRVELEGEVHRKEEEISTGSGRNDVLELLAARKHQDLSLWNSRNSGLETIEEESLNLVTEDEEELVSDWQKLKERKTQEVKLKNEKHRKSLYISRELQRRRTRRSCKVRICSPRTASRVEICKVKALEDMTKAKLKTKKEAEERAVQQVRTGLSSFAVVKCSFDPQKDFRDSMVEMVVEKKITQPEDLEELLACYLTLNSDEYHDLIIKVFRQVWFDLNQTCFGTELQNAQR; this is encoded by the coding sequence ATGAAATGGGGtagcaaaaagaaaaagcatCTACCtacttcttcaacttcttcttcttcttctgcctcAAAGGCTTCTTTGATCTCTCATGTCTTTCCAAGTTCATGGCTTTCCAAGttcaagcacaagagtgagagCTCGGAACCAAAACCCGGTGAGGGAAACCGGAAAGGGAAGCAGAATTCTCCGCCTTTAGATTTGCCAAGGTGTGGTAGTCATGGGGGTGGAAGGTTCTATGGCGTAGATGATGACGAGGACGATGCGTTTTGGAGGCTGTCTTTTGGGGAAGATAGTGCTCAAGGGAAGAACGACAGGGGGGTTTTGAGGTCGGTTCGGTACGATTCGGACGATGAGTTTGACGTTCAGAAATCCATTTGTGGAGGGTTTCAAAAGAGCGGTAGAAAGGTGGAGGGAAGAGAAGGGTCTCAGAAGTTGAAGGGCATGCATAAAACTCGGAATGACAGAGACTGGAGAATGAGGAAGGAAAACGGAGAAGTTTTCGGAAAGAAGCGGGTGGAATTGGAAGGAGAAGTGCAtaggaaagaagaagagataTCAACGGGTTCAGGGCGAAATGATGTACTAGAACTGTTAGCAGCAAGAAAACATCAGGATTTATCCTTGTGGAATTCGAGAAATTCCGGTCTGGAAACAATTGAGGAAGAATCTTTGAACTTGGTGACTGAAGACGAAGAAGAACTGGTTTCAGATTGGCAAAAACTGAAAGAAAGGAAGACACAAGAGGTGAAGTTGAAGAACGAGAAACACAGGAAGTCACTCTACATCAGCAGGGAACTGCAGAGGAGAAGAACGAGGAGGAGTTGCAAAGTCAGAATTTGTTCTCCGCGGACAGCTTCAAGGGTCGAAATCTGCAAAGTGAAAGCTCTCGAAGACATGACGAAAGCCAAACTGAAGACAAAAAAGGAGGCTGAGGAGAGAGCGGTGCAGCAGGTACGAACAGGGTTGAGCAGTTTTGCAGTGGTGAAGTGCTCATTCGACCCACAGAAGGACTTCCGAGACTCCATGGTTGAGATGGTTGTGGAGAAAAAGATAACCCAGCCGGAGGATCTGGAAGAGCTCTTGGCTTGTTACCTGACCTTGAATTCCGACGAATACCATGATCTCATTATCAAGGTGTTCCGGCAGGTATGGTTTGACTTGAATCAGACCTGTTTCGGTACTGAACTACAGAATGCACAACGATAG
- the LOC126621037 gene encoding uncharacterized protein LOC126621037 isoform X1, producing MAHRKIPFCFLLLLVLVFCEGFLSVAAKNEYVSAVGDSGMRRDNLRLAIESWNQCNEVGEEPRTGSPRAADCFDIYRASPQPAGESCSCNKMPYALVHRVTERDNKLKMGEPFLGLQQKAQFNVDLYAVDKELYLGSKCQVEDTPNPWQFWMIMLKSGNMDTYAAKCPKNGHKVGPFKPEGSGFPCFGHGCMNQPSIYHDYTNLKVPNLTLKGRFYGSWDKDADLSQGMVGNISYHSVTWEKKLGEGSWVFHHVLRTSAKYPWLMLYFRSDATRGLSGGYHYPTRGMSKIIPESPNFKVRFNLNVIKGGGPSSQFYLMDIGSCWKNSGKPCDGDVTSDVTRYSEMIINPNITSWCQPNNLNVCPPYHTFPNGTRIHRNDTAGFPYAAYHLYCSPGNAEYLEPPFSLCDPYSNPQPQEIMQILPHPVWGEYGYPTKQGEGWIGDPKTWELDVGRLSQSLHFYQDPGTPPARRQWMSIDLGTEIFKDPDQVAEWTVSDFDILIPKQ from the exons atgGCTCACAGAAAAATcccattttgttttcttcttcttcttgttctggTTTTCTGTGAAGGGTTTTTGTCCGTGGCGGCGAAGAATGAGTATGTATCGGCGGTGGGCGATTCAGGAATGAGACGGGACAATCTCCGGTTGGCGATCGAGTCATGGAATCAGTGCAATGAGGTTGGAGAAGAACCTCGAACTGGCAGCCCAAGAGCTGCTGATTGCTTTGACATATACAGAGCTTCTCCACAGCCAGCAG GGGAATCATGCTCTTGCAACAAGATGCCGTACGCATTAGTCCACAGAGTCACAGAGCGAGACAACAAGTTGAAGATGGGAGAGCCTTTTCTTGGTCTGCAGCAAAAGGCTCAGTTCAACGTAGATCTTTACGCGGTGGATAAGGAGCTTTATTTGGGATCTAAATGCCAAGTTGAAGACACCCCAAATCCATGGCAGTTTTGGATGATCATGCTCAAGAGCGGCAACATGGACACTTACGCAGCCAAATGCCCCAAAAATGGTCACAAAGTTGGACCCTTTAAACCCGAAGGAAGCGGTTTTCCTTGCTTCGGACATGGATGCATGAACCAGCCTTCTATTTATCATGACTACACCAATTTGAAGGTGCCTAATTTGACTCTAAAGGGAAGGTTTTACGGGTCGTGGGATAAGGATGCAGATTTGAGCCAAGGGATGGTTGGAAACATTTCTTACCATTCTGTCACTTGGGAAAAGAAACTTGGAGAGGGGAGTTGGGTTTTCCACCATGTCTTGAGGACTTCAGCAAAGTATCCTTGGCTGATGCTTTACTTCAGATCGGACGCCACCCGTGGACTTTCCGGTGGATACCATTACCCTACAAGAGGGATGTCCAAAATT ATTCCGGAATCGCCAAATTTTAAAGTGAGGTTCAATTTAAATGTGATCAAAGGTGGGGGTCCTAGCAGTCAATTTTATCTCATGGACATTGGGAGCTGTTGGAAGAACAGTGGGAAGCCTTGTGATGGCGATGTGACTTCAGATGTTACTAGATACAGTGAAATGATCATAAACCCTAACATAACTTCATGGTGCCAACCAAACAACCTCAACGTGTGCCCGCCTTACCACACATTCCCTAACGGCACTCGGATTCATCGCAATGACACCGCCGGCTTCCCTTACGCCGCCTACCACTTGTACTGCTCGCCGGGGAATGCGGAGTATCTCGAGCCTCCTTTTAGTTTATGTGATCCTTATAGCAATCCTCAGCCTCAGGAGATAATGCAGATCTTGCCACACCCGGTTTGGGGTGAGTACGGATACCCTACAAAGCAAGGGGAGGGTTGGATTGGGGATCCAAAAACATGGGAGCTCGATGTTGGGAGGTTGTCACAATCACTTCATTTTTACCAG GATCCAGGAACTCCACCAGCTAGAAGGCAATGGATGTCTATAGATTTGGGGACTGAAATTTTCAAAGATCCAGATCAAGTTGCTGAGTGGACTGTCAGCGACTTTGACATCCTTATCCCTAAACAATGA
- the LOC126621037 gene encoding uncharacterized protein LOC126621037 isoform X2, with translation MRRDNLRLAIESWNQCNEVGEEPRTGSPRAADCFDIYRASPQPAGESCSCNKMPYALVHRVTERDNKLKMGEPFLGLQQKAQFNVDLYAVDKELYLGSKCQVEDTPNPWQFWMIMLKSGNMDTYAAKCPKNGHKVGPFKPEGSGFPCFGHGCMNQPSIYHDYTNLKVPNLTLKGRFYGSWDKDADLSQGMVGNISYHSVTWEKKLGEGSWVFHHVLRTSAKYPWLMLYFRSDATRGLSGGYHYPTRGMSKIIPESPNFKVRFNLNVIKGGGPSSQFYLMDIGSCWKNSGKPCDGDVTSDVTRYSEMIINPNITSWCQPNNLNVCPPYHTFPNGTRIHRNDTAGFPYAAYHLYCSPGNAEYLEPPFSLCDPYSNPQPQEIMQILPHPVWGEYGYPTKQGEGWIGDPKTWELDVGRLSQSLHFYQDPGTPPARRQWMSIDLGTEIFKDPDQVAEWTVSDFDILIPKQ, from the exons ATGAGACGGGACAATCTCCGGTTGGCGATCGAGTCATGGAATCAGTGCAATGAGGTTGGAGAAGAACCTCGAACTGGCAGCCCAAGAGCTGCTGATTGCTTTGACATATACAGAGCTTCTCCACAGCCAGCAG GGGAATCATGCTCTTGCAACAAGATGCCGTACGCATTAGTCCACAGAGTCACAGAGCGAGACAACAAGTTGAAGATGGGAGAGCCTTTTCTTGGTCTGCAGCAAAAGGCTCAGTTCAACGTAGATCTTTACGCGGTGGATAAGGAGCTTTATTTGGGATCTAAATGCCAAGTTGAAGACACCCCAAATCCATGGCAGTTTTGGATGATCATGCTCAAGAGCGGCAACATGGACACTTACGCAGCCAAATGCCCCAAAAATGGTCACAAAGTTGGACCCTTTAAACCCGAAGGAAGCGGTTTTCCTTGCTTCGGACATGGATGCATGAACCAGCCTTCTATTTATCATGACTACACCAATTTGAAGGTGCCTAATTTGACTCTAAAGGGAAGGTTTTACGGGTCGTGGGATAAGGATGCAGATTTGAGCCAAGGGATGGTTGGAAACATTTCTTACCATTCTGTCACTTGGGAAAAGAAACTTGGAGAGGGGAGTTGGGTTTTCCACCATGTCTTGAGGACTTCAGCAAAGTATCCTTGGCTGATGCTTTACTTCAGATCGGACGCCACCCGTGGACTTTCCGGTGGATACCATTACCCTACAAGAGGGATGTCCAAAATT ATTCCGGAATCGCCAAATTTTAAAGTGAGGTTCAATTTAAATGTGATCAAAGGTGGGGGTCCTAGCAGTCAATTTTATCTCATGGACATTGGGAGCTGTTGGAAGAACAGTGGGAAGCCTTGTGATGGCGATGTGACTTCAGATGTTACTAGATACAGTGAAATGATCATAAACCCTAACATAACTTCATGGTGCCAACCAAACAACCTCAACGTGTGCCCGCCTTACCACACATTCCCTAACGGCACTCGGATTCATCGCAATGACACCGCCGGCTTCCCTTACGCCGCCTACCACTTGTACTGCTCGCCGGGGAATGCGGAGTATCTCGAGCCTCCTTTTAGTTTATGTGATCCTTATAGCAATCCTCAGCCTCAGGAGATAATGCAGATCTTGCCACACCCGGTTTGGGGTGAGTACGGATACCCTACAAAGCAAGGGGAGGGTTGGATTGGGGATCCAAAAACATGGGAGCTCGATGTTGGGAGGTTGTCACAATCACTTCATTTTTACCAG GATCCAGGAACTCCACCAGCTAGAAGGCAATGGATGTCTATAGATTTGGGGACTGAAATTTTCAAAGATCCAGATCAAGTTGCTGAGTGGACTGTCAGCGACTTTGACATCCTTATCCCTAAACAATGA